One Coraliomargarita parva DNA segment encodes these proteins:
- a CDS encoding TonB-dependent receptor: MLKPLTTIGLAAFCALGNSLSANSLNVVELEPFLVSPDRYPSSLEQPSLLGQEWRNRGAVGLAEALESAQPGISLVRKAGMSNDVVMRGLGGDDISVTLDGRKIFCACSNRMDPPLSQATGENAERVEIAAGPFSLKRSGSLGGHINIVSAPIDGGWHGELTAGLGSYSQQQHSVWASYGEGPWAMRVQGAYLYGDPYETGDGLRMTELPADMAGYLPQYLDGPAYEAWHAGAEYEWRFKSKRRLRFNFLRREDSDVLFPGLKMDADKTETTQLGLRLSQDEPAGVFESWVLDAYFNDTDHLMTDSKRRSSLYGPGNMSRPAYVLERGYFMRTNATARNWGATFDAEVDGGAFGDWEVGGELGQRLWDSENTILNINNAMLPDVLSSTAGVYAEFAYAFATDWQLEGGGRLDAFKVDPRGDTDLLELRRGHVDDYTSVEPGAFVSLRYQVSSVTAVFAGLGSVARTPNPQELYIQVDKPGMNPDWLGNPDLDAPRSTELTAGVEYTEEGWNFRLRAFHSWLDDYIYPVALGAIPDVQSYDNLDARLYGVELSAGYQLSGNWSLAAGLAWQEGRKESGFGSGNRALAEIPPLRFQSALQYQTETTELKLELQASDRQDRIDPDLYEQDLGSWLTVSVYAQRKLGKHWTLSCAVTNLFDENYAVHNAQVRNPFSTFTVVNEPGRVLKASLSYAF; encoded by the coding sequence ATGCTTAAGCCCCTCACTACCATTGGCCTAGCGGCTTTTTGCGCGCTGGGGAATTCCCTATCTGCCAACAGTTTGAATGTGGTCGAACTGGAGCCTTTCCTGGTGAGCCCGGACCGGTACCCATCCTCGTTGGAGCAGCCTTCGCTTCTGGGGCAGGAATGGCGCAACCGCGGTGCGGTGGGACTGGCCGAGGCGCTGGAGTCGGCTCAGCCGGGTATTTCGCTGGTGCGGAAGGCGGGGATGTCGAACGATGTGGTCATGCGTGGCTTGGGCGGGGATGATATCAGTGTCACTCTGGATGGCCGGAAGATCTTCTGTGCCTGCTCGAATCGTATGGATCCGCCGTTGTCGCAGGCGACCGGAGAAAATGCGGAACGGGTGGAAATTGCGGCCGGACCTTTCAGTCTGAAGCGTTCGGGCTCCTTGGGGGGGCATATCAATATCGTCAGTGCACCGATTGATGGCGGATGGCATGGTGAGCTGACCGCCGGTCTGGGCAGCTACAGCCAACAGCAGCATAGCGTTTGGGCTAGTTACGGTGAAGGTCCTTGGGCCATGCGGGTCCAGGGGGCGTATCTTTACGGGGATCCCTACGAAACCGGAGACGGGTTGCGGATGACCGAGCTTCCCGCTGACATGGCGGGCTACCTGCCGCAGTATCTGGACGGGCCGGCCTATGAAGCATGGCATGCGGGGGCGGAATACGAGTGGCGCTTCAAGTCGAAGCGGCGTTTGCGCTTCAACTTTCTCCGTCGTGAGGACAGCGACGTCCTGTTTCCCGGCCTGAAGATGGATGCCGATAAGACGGAAACCACTCAATTGGGCCTGCGCTTGAGTCAGGATGAGCCCGCGGGCGTCTTCGAAAGCTGGGTATTGGACGCGTATTTCAATGATACGGATCACCTCATGACGGACAGTAAGCGCCGGAGTAGTCTCTACGGGCCCGGCAATATGTCACGCCCGGCCTATGTGCTGGAGCGCGGCTATTTCATGCGCACGAATGCGACCGCGAGGAACTGGGGCGCGACTTTCGATGCTGAAGTTGACGGGGGTGCATTCGGTGATTGGGAAGTCGGAGGAGAGCTTGGGCAGCGATTGTGGGACAGCGAGAACACCATATTGAATATCAACAACGCGATGTTGCCGGATGTCCTGTCGAGCACGGCGGGTGTCTATGCGGAGTTCGCGTATGCGTTCGCGACGGATTGGCAACTGGAAGGTGGGGGCCGCCTCGACGCGTTTAAGGTGGATCCCCGTGGTGATACGGACTTGTTGGAGTTGCGCCGGGGGCATGTGGATGATTATACCTCGGTCGAGCCGGGGGCCTTTGTCTCCTTGCGATATCAAGTCAGTTCGGTCACCGCGGTGTTCGCCGGCTTGGGCTCGGTCGCGAGGACGCCGAATCCGCAGGAGCTTTATATCCAGGTTGACAAGCCCGGCATGAATCCGGACTGGCTGGGCAATCCTGACCTTGATGCGCCCCGCTCGACGGAGTTGACTGCGGGCGTCGAGTATACGGAAGAGGGCTGGAATTTTCGGTTGCGTGCGTTTCACAGCTGGCTCGACGATTATATATATCCGGTGGCGCTGGGCGCCATACCCGATGTCCAGTCCTACGACAATCTGGATGCGCGCCTGTACGGGGTGGAACTGAGTGCAGGTTACCAGCTGTCGGGGAATTGGAGTCTGGCGGCTGGCTTGGCTTGGCAGGAAGGTCGCAAGGAGTCCGGATTTGGCAGTGGCAACCGTGCCCTTGCGGAGATTCCGCCGCTTCGCTTTCAAAGCGCGCTGCAGTATCAAACCGAGACGACCGAGTTGAAGCTTGAGCTGCAGGCTTCGGATCGGCAGGACCGGATCGATCCCGACCTCTATGAGCAGGATCTGGGGTCCTGGCTCACCGTCTCGGTTTACGCGCAGCGGAAATTGGGCAAGCACTGGACCCTGTCTTGTGCCGTGACCAACTTGTTCGACGAGAACTACGCCGTCCACAATGCGCAAGTGAGGAACCCGTTCAGCACGTTTACAGTGGTCAACGAGCCCGGCCGGGTGCTCAAGGCAAGCCTCAGTTATGCCTTTTAG